Proteins encoded by one window of Fretibacterium sp. OH1220_COT-178:
- a CDS encoding CitMHS family transporter: MLLPLVGYLMIFVIVALLLKGKMTPIVVLVVVPFLAALLLGYNPVEIAGFIKKGVSTTMNTAILLFFSVIFFGVMSDVGVFDIVVDFLVKKAGMNVVAITTVTAIVAIIAHLDGATATTVLITIPAMYPIFRRLGIRPVVLLCITAAGMGVMNLVPWGGPTARVATVLKMDATAIWHMLIPIQIVGAVLTVTLGAVLGVIEKRRLAAVGAPSLLEAREPGEDPLEKKEGLELRRPGLLLWNVGLTLLVIGVLVANLMTAYVVFLLGLCVALMLNYRTLKEQDGRIKAHAPSAFVIGATMISAGAMVGILNETGMMEAMARTLLGIIPPALGGYIHMIFGVFALPLGMMIGTDAYFYGIFPLVAEVAAQYGVTPLNTGLTMIIGKNVGLMISPLVPATYLAIGLVDVELKEHIRFSFKWLISISLLMLCAGVLLGIIRL, from the coding sequence ATGCTGTTGCCGTTGGTGGGTTATCTCATGATCTTCGTCATCGTCGCCTTGCTGCTGAAGGGAAAGATGACGCCCATTGTCGTACTCGTCGTCGTCCCGTTCCTGGCGGCCCTGCTCCTGGGATACAACCCCGTGGAGATTGCCGGCTTCATCAAAAAGGGTGTCTCGACAACGATGAATACGGCAATTCTGCTCTTCTTCTCCGTCATCTTCTTCGGGGTCATGTCGGATGTCGGGGTCTTCGACATCGTCGTGGACTTTCTGGTCAAAAAGGCCGGGATGAACGTCGTTGCCATTACGACCGTGACGGCCATCGTGGCCATCATCGCCCATCTGGACGGAGCCACGGCAACCACGGTGTTGATCACCATTCCTGCGATGTATCCGATATTCAGGCGGCTTGGGATCCGTCCGGTCGTTCTGCTCTGCATCACCGCGGCGGGCATGGGGGTCATGAACCTCGTCCCGTGGGGCGGACCGACGGCCAGGGTGGCTACGGTCCTCAAAATGGATGCGACCGCGATCTGGCATATGCTGATCCCGATTCAGATCGTGGGGGCGGTCCTGACCGTCACCCTCGGGGCCGTGCTGGGAGTGATCGAGAAAAGGCGGCTGGCGGCCGTCGGTGCGCCGTCGCTGCTCGAGGCGCGGGAGCCCGGCGAGGACCCGTTGGAGAAAAAAGAGGGGCTCGAGCTGCGAAGGCCCGGGCTGCTTCTCTGGAATGTGGGGCTTACGCTTCTGGTGATCGGAGTGCTCGTCGCCAATCTGATGACGGCCTACGTGGTCTTCCTTCTGGGGCTCTGCGTGGCTCTGATGCTCAATTACCGGACCCTCAAGGAGCAGGACGGGCGCATCAAGGCGCATGCCCCCTCGGCCTTTGTGATAGGTGCGACGATGATCTCCGCCGGGGCCATGGTCGGCATACTCAACGAGACCGGCATGATGGAGGCCATGGCTCGGACCCTTTTGGGAATCATTCCTCCCGCTCTCGGCGGATACATCCACATGATCTTCGGGGTGTTTGCGCTTCCCCTCGGGATGATGATCGGCACCGACGCCTATTTTTACGGCATTTTTCCGCTGGTCGCGGAGGTTGCCGCCCAGTACGGCGTGACGCCCCTCAACACCGGGTTGACGATGATCATCGGAAAGAACGTCGGCCTGATGATCAGCCCCCTGGTCCCGGCGACGTATCTTGCCATCGGGCTTGTGGATGTGGAGCTGAAGGAGCACATTCGATTCAGCTTCAAGTGGCTCATCTCCATCTCCCTCCTGATGCTGTGTGCCGGGGTGCTTTTGGGGATCATTCGGCTCTGA
- a CDS encoding XdhC family protein — translation MDYPMLRRLTELVEAGGEAVLCTVVDEQGSTPRGRGAAMLVLPDGSTEGTIGGGVTEHHVIERALAMMREGLAAELYRESLSVTEAALEGAACGGDVAIFLERYGRSPEVVIFGAGHVGRALARLAHDTGMPVLTWDERADFANEESIPWGRTLACPLEEVFSRGLVLHSASYVVIVTRGHTLDADVVKLLEGRQCAYIGMIGSRRKIAFVRERLIQDGVAPDQIDRIHQPIGLPIRAETPEEIAVSILAEIIAVRRGGDLETLRSVLSNN, via the coding sequence ATGGACTATCCGATGCTTCGGCGTCTGACGGAATTGGTGGAGGCGGGAGGGGAGGCGGTGCTCTGCACCGTGGTGGACGAACAGGGCTCCACGCCCCGTGGACGCGGTGCGGCGATGCTGGTGCTTCCGGACGGGAGCACGGAGGGGACGATAGGGGGCGGCGTCACCGAGCACCACGTGATCGAACGGGCCCTTGCGATGATGCGCGAGGGGCTGGCTGCGGAACTCTACCGTGAGAGCCTTTCGGTCACGGAGGCCGCGCTGGAGGGGGCTGCCTGCGGGGGGGATGTCGCGATATTTCTGGAGCGCTACGGACGGTCGCCGGAGGTGGTGATCTTCGGAGCGGGGCACGTGGGGCGGGCCTTGGCGCGCTTGGCGCACGACACGGGGATGCCGGTTCTCACCTGGGACGAGCGCGCGGATTTTGCCAACGAGGAGAGCATCCCCTGGGGCAGGACCCTGGCCTGTCCGCTGGAGGAGGTCTTCTCCCGGGGACTGGTCCTGCACTCGGCCAGCTACGTCGTGATCGTTACGCGGGGGCACACGCTGGATGCCGATGTGGTGAAGCTGCTGGAGGGGAGGCAGTGCGCCTATATCGGCATGATCGGTTCGCGGCGCAAGATCGCCTTCGTGCGCGAGCGGCTGATCCAGGATGGGGTGGCGCCCGATCAGATCGACCGCATCCACCAGCCCATCGGCCTGCCGATCCGGGCCGAGACGCCGGAGGAGATCGCGGTCTCCATCCTGGCGGAGATCATAGCGGTCCGCCGCGGCGGAGATCTGGAGACCCTGCGGTCGGTGCTCTCTAATAACTAA
- the mnmA gene encoding tRNA 2-thiouridine(34) synthase MnmA, which yields MGDMAGGRTIVLLMSGGVDSTVAALLLRREGWTVWGLTLRIPGRGQPVETGESAARIAEALGIPHRIVEAGDSFRREVVDPFLRAYREGRTPNPCADCNRSIKFGLLMDAASRWAEDDSVPVATGHYARILASASGPLLARAADRERDQSYFLCDIDRARLKRVRFPLGELTKPQVREIARGAGLPVAERPDSMEVCFLAGADYREWVGDAGPGPIRDEEGRLLGRHSGLSRYTPGQRQGLGIAAPHPLYVLRLDVPHNALVVGPREAAFRTVVHAARPNLLAPELLEERDGLAGKTRSRSPLAPCRILSLGGAELSVSFEQPQFAPAPGQRLALYRGEVLAASGVIV from the coding sequence ATGGGCGACATGGCTGGGGGCCGAACGATCGTCCTGCTGATGAGCGGCGGCGTGGACAGCACCGTCGCGGCCCTCCTGCTCCGTCGGGAGGGCTGGACGGTCTGGGGGCTGACCCTTCGCATTCCGGGGCGCGGCCAGCCGGTCGAGACGGGGGAGTCCGCGGCCCGCATTGCCGAGGCGCTGGGCATTCCGCATCGCATCGTGGAGGCCGGGGACTCCTTTCGCCGGGAGGTCGTCGATCCCTTTCTTCGCGCCTATCGGGAGGGGCGGACGCCCAATCCCTGTGCGGACTGCAACCGTTCCATCAAGTTCGGCCTGCTGATGGACGCCGCCTCCAGGTGGGCGGAGGACGACTCCGTTCCCGTCGCCACCGGGCACTACGCCCGCATCCTGGCGTCCGCGTCCGGACCGCTTCTGGCGCGGGCCGCGGACCGGGAGCGGGACCAGAGCTATTTCCTCTGCGATATCGACCGGGCGCGCCTGAAGCGCGTCCGTTTTCCTCTGGGGGAGCTGACGAAGCCCCAGGTCCGGGAGATCGCGCGCGGGGCGGGGCTGCCCGTTGCCGAGCGGCCCGACAGCATGGAAGTCTGCTTTCTTGCGGGGGCGGACTACCGGGAGTGGGTCGGGGACGCCGGGCCGGGGCCGATTCGGGACGAAGAGGGGCGGCTGCTGGGGCGCCACTCGGGGCTGTCCCGGTATACGCCGGGGCAGAGGCAGGGTTTGGGCATCGCCGCGCCGCACCCGCTTTACGTCCTGAGGCTAGACGTTCCCCATAACGCCCTCGTCGTGGGGCCGAGGGAGGCCGCGTTTCGGACGGTCGTGCATGCGGCGAGGCCCAACCTGCTGGCCCCGGAGCTTCTCGAGGAGCGGGACGGACTCGCGGGGAAGACGCGCTCCCGCTCGCCCCTTGCTCCCTGCCGGATCCTGAGCCTGGGCGGTGCGGAGCTCTCGGTCTCGTTCGAGCAGCCGCAGTTCGCCCCGGCGCCGGGGCAGCGCCTGGCGCTTTACAGGGGGGAGGTCCTGGCGGCCTCTGGCGTGATCGTCTGA
- a CDS encoding pyrroline-5-carboxylate reductase family protein gives MGKEGGVCVMALKDLRMGIVGAGALGGAVARGLAKAGCRVMAADPYPERLAHVRADGVDLISDNVRVASECGMVMFALKPHLTLGVVRELASLLKGKLCVSLAAAVPLELLAQAAPEARWARAMTSICAAMNVAFTGIAPSDSATESDRALLLETFSLVGPADFAEERSLDALTALTGAGPAFFLSLLEAAAMGGIQAGLPKDLAYKASAAAVLGAARLAMDSGKAPAALRDDVCTPGGMTIEGIAELERSGARGTMMRAVLSTAEKGRVLTEKVVQSLK, from the coding sequence GTGGGAAAAGAAGGAGGAGTTTGCGTCATGGCCTTAAAGGATTTGCGTATGGGTATCGTCGGGGCCGGGGCCCTGGGAGGGGCGGTCGCCCGCGGGCTGGCCAAGGCCGGTTGCCGCGTCATGGCCGCCGATCCCTATCCCGAGCGTCTGGCCCATGTCCGGGCGGACGGGGTCGACCTGATCTCGGACAACGTGCGGGTCGCCTCGGAGTGCGGGATGGTGATGTTCGCCCTGAAGCCCCACCTGACCCTGGGGGTGGTGCGGGAGCTGGCGTCCCTTCTGAAGGGAAAGCTCTGCGTATCGCTGGCCGCGGCCGTTCCCCTGGAGCTCCTGGCTCAAGCCGCCCCGGAGGCCCGCTGGGCCCGTGCGATGACGAGCATCTGCGCGGCGATGAACGTCGCCTTTACGGGCATCGCCCCCTCGGACTCCGCCACGGAGTCGGACAGGGCGCTGCTCCTGGAGACCTTCTCCCTCGTGGGGCCGGCCGATTTCGCCGAGGAGAGGAGTCTGGACGCGCTCACGGCCCTCACGGGGGCGGGCCCGGCGTTCTTCCTCTCGTTGCTGGAGGCGGCGGCGATGGGGGGCATTCAGGCGGGGCTTCCCAAGGACCTGGCCTACAAGGCGTCGGCCGCCGCGGTCCTGGGGGCGGCCCGCCTGGCGATGGACTCCGGGAAGGCGCCGGCGGCCCTGCGGGACGACGTCTGCACCCCGGGCGGCATGACCATCGAGGGGATCGCCGAGCTCGAGCGGTCCGGCGCGCGCGGCACGATGATGCGGGCCGTCCTTTCCACCGCCGAGAAGGGGCGGGTTCTGACCGAGAAGGTCGTGCAGAGTCTGAAGTAG
- the rlmB gene encoding 23S rRNA (guanosine(2251)-2'-O)-methyltransferase RlmB — protein MPGKFDGKTGGGRRRDFGGRGGAGAGMPRSARPAGTKPWRKEPAERPVPPDDVCWGRQPVLDLVRGNPSRCTRLLIANNVRPPFLDELVDAARAGRVVYQMVAPEALDKLCPDVRHQGVACRVTETAPVELVPFLKGLPKDSPGLIVVLDHVEDPHNLGAVVRSAEAAGAAAVVYARRRSALPGGTVVKTSAGAALRLPMIPVVNIARTLEQLQASDFWVVGLEGSARQTLWDDELPARMALVVGAEGEGLSRLVAEKCDQLLRIPIQGGVGSLNASVAAALGMFEWCRKRRSPSR, from the coding sequence ATGCCGGGTAAATTCGATGGAAAAACGGGCGGGGGCAGAAGGCGGGACTTCGGCGGCCGAGGCGGTGCCGGTGCCGGCATGCCGCGATCCGCTCGCCCTGCGGGGACGAAGCCCTGGAGGAAGGAGCCAGCGGAGCGTCCGGTGCCGCCGGACGACGTCTGCTGGGGCCGCCAGCCGGTCCTGGATCTGGTCAGGGGGAACCCCTCCCGCTGTACCCGACTGCTGATCGCGAACAACGTGCGCCCCCCGTTTCTGGACGAGCTCGTGGACGCGGCGCGGGCCGGGCGGGTGGTGTATCAGATGGTCGCTCCCGAGGCGTTGGACAAGCTCTGTCCGGACGTGCGCCATCAGGGCGTGGCCTGTCGGGTGACCGAGACGGCGCCCGTGGAGCTCGTCCCCTTTCTGAAGGGATTGCCGAAGGACAGCCCGGGCCTGATCGTCGTCCTGGACCACGTCGAGGACCCGCACAACCTGGGGGCCGTCGTGCGGTCCGCGGAGGCGGCCGGGGCGGCCGCGGTGGTCTACGCCCGGCGGCGTTCGGCCCTGCCCGGCGGGACGGTGGTGAAGACCAGTGCGGGGGCGGCGCTTCGCCTGCCGATGATTCCGGTGGTCAACATCGCCCGGACCCTGGAGCAGCTTCAGGCGTCCGATTTCTGGGTCGTCGGACTGGAGGGATCGGCACGGCAGACCCTCTGGGACGACGAGCTTCCCGCCCGCATGGCTCTGGTCGTCGGCGCGGAGGGCGAGGGGCTCTCCCGTCTCGTGGCCGAGAAGTGCGACCAGCTGCTGCGCATCCCCATCCAGGGCGGCGTGGGCTCCCTGAACGCGAGCGTGGCCGCGGCCCTGGGGATGTTCGAGTGGTGCAGAAAACGGCGTTCTCCGTCCCGATAG
- the uvrA gene encoding excinuclease ABC subunit UvrA, which translates to MDDYIRIKGAREHNLKDVSVDIPRGKLVVITGPSGSGKSSLAFDTLYAEGQRRYVESLSAYARQFLGVQKKPDVDDISGLSPAISIEQKGTGHNPRSIVGTVTEIYDYLRLLYGRVGVPYCPQCGKPVIRYSIDEILALIFQNDTDSRVEILAPLVRGKKGEFRNLFSQTREKGYTRVRVDGSVLWLEEDIELDKKKRHDIEVVVDRLKVTEDRRSRIAESVEASLKLSGGYVLIVPEGRKEYMLTENYACADCDVAMPEIEPRLFSFNSPFGACPDCAGLGSHEHFSEELAVDPDRSLAEGALLPWKTKPYFLSKIALFAKKYGWDLTPKYGDLPRAVRDFILHGNDDRVPMVFEEKGVERTYMGRYEGLLDWLETRWRDTESEAVQEELAVYRVEDVCKSCNGLRLRPEALHVKVGGYGIGELLVMPVDRLAGVVKSLELGGADTHIVEQVMLEINKRLDFLVDVGVGYLSLLRRADTLSGGESQRIRLATQIGSKLSGVLYVLDEPTIGLHSRDTERLVRTLDSIRGLGNTVVVVEHDRETMKAADALIEMGPAAGELGGEIVHCGSYAEVLESGGLTGPYLRGEATGIVRPGARTRRKPSGWLTVKGAEHHNLKGIDVKIPKGVFTCLSGVSGSGKSSFLYDVLYKGMRRQLDRDFRERPGKFKSIVGADAFDNIVLVDQSPIGRTPRSNPATYTGVFSLIREFFAGLPEANIRGYKPGRFSFNVKGGRCEACGGAGSVKVSMLFLPDIYVDCEVCGGSRYNRETLEVRFKGKSIADVLAMTVNEAVAFFADIPRIAGKLRLIQDAGLGYIRLGQSALTLSGGEAQRVKLSKELAKRFGGRTLYLLDEPTTGLFYTDVRKLLEIVHRIVDQGSTVVFIEHNLDVLLSADYIVDLGPEGGDGGGRVVAQGTPEKVAAQDGGYTARFLREYMDEIESNKSKGELRHAG; encoded by the coding sequence TTGGACGATTATATCCGCATCAAAGGGGCGCGGGAGCACAACCTCAAGGACGTGAGCGTCGACATCCCGCGCGGCAAGCTGGTGGTGATCACCGGGCCGTCGGGATCCGGCAAGTCGTCGCTGGCGTTCGACACGCTCTACGCCGAGGGGCAGAGGCGCTACGTGGAGTCCCTCTCGGCCTACGCGCGGCAGTTCCTGGGGGTGCAGAAGAAGCCGGATGTGGACGACATCTCCGGCCTGTCCCCGGCCATATCCATCGAGCAGAAGGGGACGGGGCACAACCCGCGCTCCATCGTGGGGACCGTAACGGAGATCTACGACTATCTGCGCCTGCTCTACGGCCGCGTCGGGGTCCCGTACTGCCCGCAGTGCGGCAAGCCGGTCATCCGCTACTCCATCGACGAGATCCTGGCGCTGATCTTTCAGAACGACACGGACTCCCGCGTGGAGATCCTGGCGCCGCTCGTCCGCGGCAAGAAGGGCGAGTTCCGCAATCTGTTCAGCCAGACGCGCGAGAAGGGCTACACCCGCGTCCGCGTGGACGGTTCCGTCCTGTGGCTGGAGGAGGACATCGAGCTCGACAAAAAGAAGCGGCACGACATCGAGGTCGTCGTCGACCGCCTCAAGGTGACGGAGGACCGTCGTTCGCGCATCGCGGAGTCCGTCGAGGCCTCCCTGAAGCTCTCGGGAGGGTACGTCCTGATCGTCCCGGAGGGCAGGAAGGAGTACATGCTGACGGAGAACTACGCCTGTGCGGACTGCGACGTCGCCATGCCGGAGATCGAGCCGCGCCTCTTCTCCTTCAACAGTCCGTTCGGCGCCTGTCCCGACTGTGCGGGGCTGGGGAGCCACGAGCATTTTTCCGAGGAGCTGGCGGTGGACCCGGACCGTTCCTTGGCGGAGGGGGCCCTCCTGCCCTGGAAGACGAAGCCGTACTTCCTGAGCAAGATCGCGCTCTTCGCCAAGAAGTACGGCTGGGATCTGACCCCGAAGTATGGGGATCTGCCCCGTGCGGTGCGGGACTTCATCCTTCACGGCAACGACGACCGGGTGCCGATGGTCTTCGAGGAGAAGGGCGTGGAGCGCACCTACATGGGGCGGTACGAGGGGCTTCTGGACTGGCTGGAGACGCGCTGGCGGGACACGGAGTCCGAGGCGGTGCAGGAGGAGCTGGCGGTCTATCGGGTGGAGGACGTCTGCAAGAGCTGCAACGGCCTGCGGCTCAGGCCGGAGGCCCTGCACGTCAAGGTGGGCGGCTACGGGATCGGCGAACTGCTGGTCATGCCGGTCGACCGGCTGGCCGGGGTGGTCAAGTCGCTCGAGCTGGGGGGGGCGGACACCCACATCGTCGAGCAGGTGATGCTGGAGATCAACAAACGGCTGGACTTTCTGGTGGACGTGGGGGTGGGCTACCTGTCGCTCCTGAGGCGCGCGGACACGCTCTCGGGGGGCGAGAGCCAGCGCATCCGCCTGGCGACCCAGATCGGGTCGAAGCTCAGCGGGGTGCTCTACGTGTTGGACGAGCCGACGATCGGCCTGCACTCGCGGGACACGGAGCGCCTCGTCCGCACGCTCGACTCCATCCGCGGGCTCGGCAACACGGTGGTGGTGGTCGAGCACGACCGGGAGACCATGAAGGCCGCGGACGCCCTCATCGAGATGGGGCCGGCCGCGGGCGAGCTGGGGGGGGAGATCGTCCACTGCGGCAGCTATGCCGAGGTGCTGGAGAGCGGGGGGCTGACCGGCCCCTACCTCCGGGGCGAGGCGACCGGCATCGTCCGGCCCGGGGCGCGGACGCGCAGAAAGCCCTCGGGCTGGCTGACCGTCAAGGGGGCCGAGCACCACAACCTCAAGGGCATCGACGTCAAGATTCCCAAGGGGGTCTTCACCTGCCTCAGCGGCGTCTCCGGCTCCGGCAAGAGCAGTTTCCTCTACGACGTCCTTTACAAGGGAATGCGCCGGCAGTTGGACCGGGACTTCCGGGAGCGGCCCGGCAAGTTCAAGTCCATCGTGGGGGCGGACGCGTTCGACAACATCGTCCTGGTCGACCAGAGCCCCATCGGGCGCACGCCGCGCTCCAACCCCGCCACCTACACGGGCGTGTTCTCCCTCATCCGGGAGTTCTTCGCGGGGCTGCCGGAGGCGAACATCCGCGGCTACAAACCGGGGCGCTTCAGCTTCAACGTCAAGGGCGGGCGCTGCGAGGCGTGCGGCGGAGCGGGGTCCGTAAAGGTCTCCATGCTCTTTCTGCCGGACATCTACGTGGACTGCGAGGTCTGCGGCGGGTCGCGCTACAACCGCGAGACGCTGGAGGTCCGCTTCAAGGGGAAGTCCATCGCCGACGTGCTGGCCATGACGGTGAACGAGGCCGTGGCGTTCTTCGCGGACATCCCGCGGATCGCGGGCAAGTTGCGGCTGATCCAGGACGCGGGGCTGGGCTACATCCGTCTGGGGCAGTCGGCCCTGACCCTTTCGGGGGGCGAGGCCCAGAGGGTCAAGCTCTCCAAGGAGCTGGCGAAGCGCTTCGGCGGCCGCACGCTCTACCTTCTGGACGAGCCGACGACGGGGCTCTTCTACACCGACGTCCGCAAGCTGCTGGAGATCGTCCATCGCATCGTCGACCAGGGCAGCACGGTCGTGTTCATCGAGCACAACCTCGACGTCCTGCTTTCGGCAGACTACATCGTCGACCTCGGCCCGGAGGGGGGCGACGGCGGCGGGCGCGTGGTGGCCCAGGGCACGCCGGAGAAGGTGGCGGCCCAGGACGGGGGCTATACCGCCCGGTTCCTTCGGGAGTACATGGACGAGATCGAGTCCAACAAGAGCAAAGGAGAGTTGAGGCATGCCGGGTAA
- a CDS encoding mechanosensitive ion channel domain-containing protein — MHIPSAPHGKSPSQTKHGSPGGAAPVFPRTRTRPFAERIPAGWLLAFVCLLLCLVPIVPSSHSAFALEGSAAGNSTNGITFLQRRISEDIAAPRGAVEAALKDFPLGSADVELRLGQLSALTASASEDVAQWGYLEEEREHYFYLLSDLTAFYTTYNTNLKALSARQQSGIATVTVSGDTEPQNLASADINAYDALKQSVHKLKQDLDVQVFYLRSTLNKLDIALANLDRLKKDAAPQSEGTNGGDDARKPRIKALELESARLKIASAWLQAREAKMRCDEIIDRILQGQTRMERIQASLTFSEQTLNQNVEALQKRIDELKQQLNAAKEKFDEASASLNQARAAITSDSVDLATLTPSSSRYMERLANLNYWEFYTSLLQDEIELLINAQKIWRARYQLFNNKASGEEIWQYRNDAQDRITGLQTHLESIRALQNDFYQRIATTRAQASEATGKTKQNLNQMLQAQQNTITNVLNRYTFLLPNQILLERTLYEEAGARIDTLRLAEKVGDFSKKTFLSFWHTELWKGEDYSVTVSKLVTALLVFISSFFLSAWGSRWIQRRMIRRFSSSVTAANATQRIIFYILWFSFVLIALQIVGIPLTAFAFLGGALVLAIGFGAQTLFNNLISGFIIMFSRPFQIADTIEVDGIAGTVEEIGSRSTRVKTWENVDVILPNRYLLENRVMNWTGSDKKKRDTLKVSVSYGSDSRRVEELLLKVLKDHSKVLKDPAPFVLFKEFGESGLDFMLYFWVDLGVASSPKVASDMRHHIHSLFRSEGISIPYPHLDVRLCPEPEAHEESPLPGREKAAPQDKNAASPKNTGVSRQGTT, encoded by the coding sequence ATGCATATTCCCAGCGCCCCCCACGGCAAAAGCCCTTCTCAGACGAAACACGGTTCCCCCGGCGGAGCCGCCCCCGTTTTCCCGAGGACACGAACGCGGCCGTTTGCGGAACGCATCCCGGCCGGTTGGCTGCTTGCGTTCGTATGCCTTCTTCTGTGCCTCGTGCCGATCGTCCCCTCGTCCCACTCCGCGTTTGCCCTCGAGGGGAGCGCCGCGGGAAACTCCACGAACGGCATCACCTTCCTTCAGCGGCGGATCAGCGAGGACATCGCCGCCCCCCGAGGGGCCGTCGAGGCCGCACTGAAGGATTTTCCCCTGGGCAGCGCCGACGTGGAGCTTCGTCTCGGGCAGCTCTCGGCCCTGACGGCCTCGGCCTCGGAGGACGTGGCGCAGTGGGGCTATCTGGAGGAGGAGCGGGAGCACTATTTCTACCTGCTCTCCGATCTGACCGCGTTCTACACCACATACAACACGAACCTCAAGGCCCTTTCGGCCCGCCAGCAATCGGGGATCGCGACCGTGACGGTCTCCGGGGACACCGAGCCGCAGAACCTCGCCTCCGCAGACATCAACGCTTACGACGCCCTGAAGCAAAGCGTCCATAAGCTGAAGCAGGACCTGGACGTGCAGGTGTTCTACCTCCGCTCCACCCTCAACAAGCTGGACATCGCGCTGGCCAACCTGGACCGCCTCAAAAAGGATGCGGCCCCGCAGAGCGAGGGCACCAACGGGGGCGACGACGCCCGAAAGCCGCGCATCAAGGCTCTGGAGCTCGAGAGCGCAAGGCTGAAGATCGCCTCGGCGTGGCTTCAGGCCCGAGAGGCGAAAATGCGCTGCGACGAGATCATCGACAGGATCCTTCAGGGCCAGACCAGGATGGAAAGGATCCAGGCCTCCCTGACCTTCTCCGAGCAGACCCTGAACCAGAACGTGGAGGCCCTGCAAAAGCGGATAGACGAGCTGAAGCAGCAGCTGAACGCAGCCAAGGAAAAATTCGACGAGGCCTCGGCCTCCCTCAACCAGGCGCGGGCGGCCATCACCTCCGACAGCGTCGACCTCGCCACCCTGACCCCCTCGAGCTCCCGTTATATGGAGCGCTTGGCGAACCTGAATTACTGGGAGTTCTACACCAGCCTGCTCCAGGACGAGATCGAGCTTCTCATCAACGCACAAAAAATCTGGAGGGCCCGCTATCAGCTCTTCAACAACAAGGCGTCGGGTGAGGAGATATGGCAATACAGAAACGACGCCCAGGACAGGATCACGGGGCTCCAGACCCACCTCGAGAGCATCCGGGCCCTGCAGAACGATTTCTACCAGCGCATCGCGACGACCCGTGCCCAGGCGAGCGAGGCGACGGGGAAGACGAAGCAGAACCTGAACCAGATGCTCCAGGCCCAGCAGAACACGATCACGAACGTTCTCAATCGCTACACCTTCCTTCTGCCCAACCAGATTCTGCTGGAGCGCACCCTTTACGAGGAGGCCGGCGCCCGGATCGACACGCTGCGCCTGGCCGAGAAGGTCGGGGACTTCAGCAAGAAGACGTTCCTGAGCTTCTGGCACACGGAGCTGTGGAAGGGCGAGGACTACTCCGTCACGGTCAGCAAGCTGGTCACGGCCCTTCTGGTGTTCATATCCAGCTTTTTCCTGAGCGCATGGGGCAGCCGCTGGATCCAGCGCCGGATGATCCGGCGCTTCTCGTCGAGCGTCACGGCGGCCAACGCCACGCAGCGCATCATCTTCTACATCCTGTGGTTCTCGTTCGTCCTGATCGCGCTCCAGATCGTCGGCATCCCCCTGACGGCCTTCGCCTTCCTGGGCGGTGCCCTGGTCCTGGCCATCGGTTTCGGCGCCCAGACCCTGTTCAACAACCTGATCAGCGGCTTCATCATCATGTTCAGCCGCCCGTTCCAGATCGCGGACACCATCGAGGTCGACGGGATCGCGGGAACCGTCGAGGAGATCGGGTCCCGCTCCACACGGGTCAAGACCTGGGAGAACGTCGACGTGATCCTGCCCAACCGCTACCTGCTGGAGAACCGGGTGATGAACTGGACGGGCTCGGACAAGAAGAAGCGCGACACCCTGAAGGTCAGCGTGTCCTACGGCTCCGACTCCCGCCGCGTGGAGGAGCTGCTTCTGAAGGTCCTGAAGGACCACTCCAAGGTGCTGAAGGACCCCGCGCCCTTCGTCCTGTTCAAGGAGTTCGGCGAGAGCGGCCTGGACTTCATGCTCTATTTCTGGGTGGACCTCGGCGTTGCCTCCTCCCCGAAGGTCGCCAGCGACATGCGCCATCACATCCATTCCCTGTTCCGCAGCGAGGGCATCAGCATACCCTACCCCCACCTGGACGTCCGCCTCTGCCCCGAGCCGGAAGCGCACGAGGAAAGCCCTTTGCCCGGAAGGGAGAAGGCGGCCCCGCAGGATAAAAATGCCGCTTCCCCCAAAAATACGGGCGTTTCGCGGCAGGGCACGACATGA
- a CDS encoding nuclear transport factor 2 family protein, with product MSGKEGREKIVRLWFDMWLKKSDLGIPDIFADDAVYIESWGPEYRGAARIRQWFEEWNTRGSVLRWDIRQFFHKGDQTIVEWYFKNAMNDGQIQAFDGMSLIEWRDGKIRLLKEFGCNENRYDPYRNGAEPHFRDERTLWF from the coding sequence ATGAGCGGGAAGGAAGGCCGGGAAAAGATCGTCCGGCTGTGGTTCGACATGTGGCTGAAAAAAAGCGACCTGGGGATCCCCGATATCTTTGCCGACGACGCCGTCTACATCGAAAGCTGGGGGCCCGAATACCGGGGCGCGGCCAGGATCCGGCAGTGGTTTGAGGAGTGGAACACCCGCGGGAGCGTCCTTCGGTGGGACATCCGGCAGTTCTTTCACAAAGGGGACCAAACCATCGTCGAGTGGTATTTCAAAAATGCCATGAACGACGGACAGATTCAGGCATTCGACGGCATGTCGCTGATCGAATGGCGGGACGGCAAAATCCGGCTTCTGAAAGAATTCGGCTGCAACGAAAACCGCTACGATCCCTACCGGAACGGAGCGGAGCCGCATTTCAGGGACGAAAGGACGCTGTGGTTTTGA